The Natrinema caseinilyticum genomic sequence GGAACTGTGCCACGAGATAGCTTTCAGGACATAGAATGGTCTTTAGACGAAGAAACGGGTATCGGTCGTGTCGTCATCGATCGCCCGGAGAGCCTCAACGCGCTCACCTGGCGAACGCGTCGGGAACTGGCGGAAGCGTTCGAGCGATTCCAGCGACTCGACGACGAATCCCGCGACGTCGTCGTCAACGCAGTCATCCTCGAGGGACGCGGGGAGAACTTTTCCGCCGGAGCGGATATCAACGAATTCGGCGGTGAATCCGCTCACTCGCTCGTTCCCGTTCGTATGTACGACGCCATCGAACGGTACGGGGCACCCGTTATCGCAAAGGTGTCCGGGTACTGTCTCGGAGGCGGGTTGGAACTGGCACTCGCGTGCGACTTCGTCATCGCGTCCGAGGACAGCGAATTCGGGTTTCCCGAAATCGAACACGGACTCTGTCCGGGTGCCGGGGGGACGGTACGGCTCGTAAAGAAAATCGGCGCCGATCGGACGAAACAACTCGGAATGACCGGTGAACGACTCTCCGGGCGTGAGGCGGCAGACGAGGGGATCGTCTATGCGGCCCATCCGAACGCCGAACTCGATGCTGCGGTGGGCGACCTGGCGTCGGAATTGGCTGCACGGCCCCCACTCGGCGTTCGGGGCGTCAAACACACCGCTAACTTCGCCAGAGATGCCGATATCGACGAAGGAACGAAGTACGAGTGGGCACAGTTCTACGCGCTGATGGCGACTCGAGACTACGCCGAGGCCGAGGCGGCACGGCGCGAAGGTCGACGCCCCGAGTGGAAGGGGCGGTAGTGCTCGCTTCCGCCTGACGCTCGGACGTTTTTCGCCGGTTCGGTTCTGCGCCGCTCCCTTCGAGACAGCCCCGCCGATTCGTCGCGACGGAAACGGGTCACGTCTCGATGCCCCGGGGCCCGTTCGCGACACGTAACAGGGGTCCGACGCGGCCACGTTCGGGGCCGTCTGTGCAACCGGTGTCCATCCCGCTTCACTCGTACTGGTGTCTCTCGTCTTCCCGATTTCACTCATCGTCTCTGTGAACGTCTCACATTCCGCTCAGCGCCTTTAGAGGACGCTCTCGTGTTCGATCTCTCTCGGCTCCTGTCGGTGTCAGATCTCGCTCGCCGTATGACCCGTTCGCCTTCCGACTCGCCCGTTCCTGGCGTCTCTCCCGAATGTCAGCCTGTGGCGACTCGATAACGCTTCGAATCCGTGTCACGTCGACCGAATTACCGTGGATCATACCACGGAACATTTTTAGTGATTCAGAGATGAACTCCCGGAAAGGGTCG encodes the following:
- a CDS encoding enoyl-CoA hydratase/isomerase family protein, whose protein sequence is MPRDSFQDIEWSLDEETGIGRVVIDRPESLNALTWRTRRELAEAFERFQRLDDESRDVVVNAVILEGRGENFSAGADINEFGGESAHSLVPVRMYDAIERYGAPVIAKVSGYCLGGGLELALACDFVIASEDSEFGFPEIEHGLCPGAGGTVRLVKKIGADRTKQLGMTGERLSGREAADEGIVYAAHPNAELDAAVGDLASELAARPPLGVRGVKHTANFARDADIDEGTKYEWAQFYALMATRDYAEAEAARREGRRPEWKGR